The window CCGCTTAGGGTCGTGGGGCACCGTAATGGCGTGGAGGTCGGCCATAAACAAAAAGGCGTCGTATTCTTCTTGCAGGTCAACCCAGTTGCGAATTGCCCCTAGATAATTGCCCAGGTGGAGGTTGCCCGTTGGCTGAATGCCTGAAAGAATGCGCTGTTTGGCCATAGGTCTATGGAGTGTAGCTACGTAAAAGGATTGGCATAACGCCAGCGGGCGAACCCCCTATGAATTTACCCCAATCTCTGCCCGCCGCAGTAGCCAGCAACTGACCAATAGTCAGGCTTTCCTTGTCGGGAAAGGTTAAGTTGCTTAGATTTGTAACATGCAATCATAAATCCATAACTCCTATGACGCTCCCCACCGACCTGTCGACCCGTCTACAAACTGCTATTGGCTTGGCTAAAGAAGTGCAGCAGCATCCCGAAGCCCACCAGGCTTTTCAAGAGGTGGTCGGAGACCTCAAAACCGAAAGCCCCGTTGCCGCCGAATTGCTAGAGCAGCTTTGGCGAGAGTACATTGGCACCCAGCGTTCTTCGCTGTTTTGGGAACAGCTGTCTGAGGTCGAGAAAAACCTTTCCGATCGCCTCAGCGAGAGCCACATTCAGCTCAAGCAAAACTACCTGCGACTGATGCAGGAGCAGTAAGAAAGCGCAATTTAATATGAAACTTTCGTAGGATGGGCACTGGGTTTGCCCATCCTACGTTTAGCTACAACTACTTGCTGCGAACAGCGCCAAGGTCTTCAAGTTTTGCTACGAGAACCAGGCAAGCTAGGCAACGGCTCAACCTCGTCTATGTCTCGATTTTTTTGCCTTGGTCTTTGTGCTCAGGTTGCTCGGCTAAAAGGCTGTCTCGCAGGGTCAGATATTGTTTGCCCTTTTCCGTGAGTTCTACCTGTTGCTTGAGTTCACCTGATTTGGGCATTTTATCAAGGTCTACTTTCAGGTTGATAAAGCCTAAGCTAGACAGCCGTTTTAGTTCTGTTGTGAACTTAGTAGTGCCTTCGTAGGATGTAGACTCGTCGTCATTATTAAGTTGTTGTAAATGATTTAGCTCATCTTCAGAAACCAGGCTAGTTAGCAATAATTGGATAGACTCAACATAGGGTTGTTCGGCTTCTTCAATTTCAAAGGGGCCGATTTTAGCTTTTTGAATATTTTGGTTTGAGATTTGCTCCAATAAGTTAAACAGAGGTTTGTAAAACAATATCAAGACGACGGTGATCAGCAGCGGCCAAGAGAATAAGATTGGTCCTAGTACTGATACCCAATCAAAAAGAGAAGGGTTACTCACGTAGCATTATCTCCATAGCTGCTAGGATTAAGAAAATACTTGTAGATTAATTAGCTCGCTCATTCAGCGGGCAAAGTGCTGACATTTGCATCTGAGGCTGCACTGGTATTAAGCTGGGGCAAAAATTTGCGAATTAAGCCAATGGTGACCCCGGGTAGCTCTAGCTGAGGGGTCAGTCCAGCGTCATCGAGCTGATAAAAAATTTGAATCGCTTGGGGATTAATCGCCATAAGACGGCGACCGATATCTGGGCCAGTGAACTCAGATTTTTTGCCCCAAATAATTGCCGTGGGCACCGTGAGTTGACTGATGTATTGCGACAGGTCAAAACACAGGTCGCCTCGCACAAAAGCCAGGGCTGCATACTCAGCATTCTCCTGCTGGGCTGATTGCAAATATGCCTCAACAATTTCTGGAGAAACTCGCTCTGGCTGAGCAAACTGCCGCTGCTCTAAAAAACTGCGAATGCCAAAACTGTTCGCTACCCCGGTGTTGTAGAGTAGCTGACTCAGGATTGGCAAACTGACAAATTGAGCAAATTGGGCGAACCCGCTGAGGCGGTAGTCTTGGCCAAACTCGGCTAGCCCAGCTAGGGTGGTAACGATTAGCGATTTGAACAAGTCAGGTCGATCAATAGCCGCACGCACCGTAAAAGCAGCCGTCAGTGCTGAGGCAATGACAGTGGTCGGCCCGTCACAGGTCTGCTCTAAAAACTCGGTAATGATCGCAATGTAGTCGTCTACTTGATAGTCTCGCACCGGATGATCTGAGCGGCCCCAGCCGATTAAATCTGGGGCTAACACTCGATAGTCTGCGGCAAAAGCGGGATACACCTTAGACCATTCGTAGGCTGAAGAACCACCCCCAAAACCGTGGAGAAAGACCAGGGTCTCTTTGGCCTCTGGCCGATTTGGTTCTTCCCAAGGCTGGCCCTCGGGAGTGTAGTAAACCATGCGGCCATACCGGGTTGTGATGGAGCGACTAGAAAAACCGGGTGGAACAAACATGATATTACTCTTCAAAAATGAGCGGAACCTGGAGCTAGTAGACGGCCACGCTAAAGGTGGCAAACTAGGTTGGGCATACGGTTCACGGTTTCAGGTTCAAGACAATCCGTAAGCCGTATACCTGAAACCGTAAACCTAAGTTACTAGATCCTGTCATAATCAGCTTGGCAAGCGCTAGCACTGACTGGCGGAAATATGACAACCCTTGCTGGAAGTTTCGGGTGCTTGTTGCCAAGTTTTAAAAGTAGTTAGCTTATACCTTAAGATGAAATATTAAATAATTAATTCAGTAATTGTTATCAACCAATAGTTGTATGCTTCGTTCGCGTAGGGTATGAAATAACTTGTTATTGGAGAGATGTGGGCAGCGGGCTAGGGATGTTTTAGTGTAGAGATAACCTGAGTTTTATTTATTACTGAAATCAGGATTGAATCGATGCCAGTGAGGATACTTTGCTTATGGCTACCCCTGATGTGTGGGACCAAATGCTTGTGCTGCAAGGCGACATTACGCGCCAGCATGTCGATGCGATCGCCAATGCTGCCAATGAGTCGCTGCTAGGCGGTGGCGGGGTAGATGGGGCGATTCATCGAGCCGCCGGGCCAGAACTGTTGACTGAGTGTCGTCAGCTGGGCGGCTGTCC is drawn from Leptolyngbya subtilissima AS-A7 and contains these coding sequences:
- a CDS encoding alpha/beta fold hydrolase, yielding MFVPPGFSSRSITTRYGRMVYYTPEGQPWEEPNRPEAKETLVFLHGFGGGSSAYEWSKVYPAFAADYRVLAPDLIGWGRSDHPVRDYQVDDYIAIITEFLEQTCDGPTTVIASALTAAFTVRAAIDRPDLFKSLIVTTLAGLAEFGQDYRLSGFAQFAQFVSLPILSQLLYNTGVANSFGIRSFLEQRQFAQPERVSPEIVEAYLQSAQQENAEYAALAFVRGDLCFDLSQYISQLTVPTAIIWGKKSEFTGPDIGRRLMAINPQAIQIFYQLDDAGLTPQLELPGVTIGLIRKFLPQLNTSAASDANVSTLPAE